CCTGGAACGTCCGGTCGAAATTATTGATATGGATTTTGACGATATCATCGATTCTATTCGAGCCGGGAAAGCGGACCTTGGTCTTGCGGCGTTCTCGGTCACTGAAGAACGCGGACAGGTCATCAATTTTACGGATAACTATGCCACTTCGAAAATTGTGGTCATGGTGCGCAGTGGCGAAAATGAATCGACTTTCCAGCGCATCAAGGATTCCCTTTTCGGGGGCTAAACCTTAAAGTTCCCGTGGTAATTCCAACTCCACTGTCCGGGGTGCTCGGAAATCCACGTTTCAGTTTCTTTTGCAATGTCCGCGACGAGTTTTTCGGGATCGGACTTGGGCGGATAGACGCTTTCAAAACGGATGACGATTTGCCGCTTTGTGTTGGTCCATGTGCGGAACGTGACGATGGAGGCTCCCATCTGATTCACTTTCTGCGGGAGACGCAAGTATAGCGTGCTCTTTAGACCGAAGAGCTCAACTGAATTGCCTTTGGTGTTTTTGCCTTGGTCAAAAACCATCGCAAGAATTCCCTTGGTCTTGAACAAGTCGCGGATCAGTTTGCCTGTTTCTTCGGGGTGGTATTCGGTCAGATGCGGATCGCTGCGGAGTTCCTTGAGCACTTCGCGGAAGGCTTCGTTACCAACGGAATCGGTAATCAGGTGCACATGTTCGCTGTAGCGGCAAAGGCTACGGTGCAAGAGCTCGAACGCACCTTGATGAATGCTGATGGCTGCGACAGGGCTTTGCTTTACCGCCTCACGGATGATTTCTTCGTTTTCGTAGACGATTCGGCTTTCGACGCTTTTAAAGCGGGCGAGTCCGCGGTAAGAATCGAGCGCGTTCCAGAAGATTCCCTTGAACATGTCGCGAGCGCTTATGCTTGTCTTTATATAAGCTTTCGCGTTTGCAAGGTGCCTTACCGTGCGCCCGTAGGCTCGCTCGGTATGGAGCGCCTTATAGACAGGGAACACAAATGAGAATAGTATTGTGTAGAAAACGTTTGGCAAGCGGAGTAGGAATTGGAGCGTAGCTTTGTATAGGACGAACCTAATATTCTTCATTGAGTCCTTCCTACTGCCTACTGTCTACTTCCTACTTCAACTACTCTTCGTCAAATTCCAGAATATTTCTTCCGAGTTCACGTTCGAACACGCGGCGGCTAAGACCTTCGCCAGCGTAGCTTAGCGTGGGCGAAACTTCGTAGAGCTTGTTCGGGTTCACTTCGACATGTGCCTTACGGAGCCATTCGCGGTGAAGGCGACCAATCATGGTACGAGCGGTCTTCGGAGAATCGTTTCCTTCGGCATTTTTCACCGGAGAGAATTCTTCTTCGCGGACCACGCCAAACGGCATCATCGTGCCCAGCTGCGGGAAGGCGTCAAACAGGAACTGCTCGAACTTCCAGCACTTTTCAATGCCGCAGACTGTCTTGCGTGCGGTGTGCCACGGCAACTTGCTGGTCTGCAACTTGCGCAGGCCTTCAATCTTGAACAAGTGAATGGCGAGGTTGCCGCCGTCAAACACGAGGCTTCCGTCAGGGTTAGTCATGTCGCGGTACTGTTCCGGAAGGTCGCTGTATTCGACCACGCCGGGCTTGCCGTTCTGCAAGGCGAAAATGCCCACCTTTTCGTTTGGACCGGCCTTGTGAACCACTTTGGAGGCAGACATGCTGCGGCCTTCGCTGGCGAGAGCGCCAATAAAGGCGGGGTCGCAAATGCGGCAAAGGGCGTTGTCGACGCTGTAAAGGAATACGTAGCGCACGCCCTTTTCAATCAACCAGGCGAGAGTGCCGCTCTGGGCGAGCGCTCTAAAGCAACCGCCGTTTCCATCGGGAACGAGAGCCAGTCGGTCGTTATCAACGACTGCTTTTCCTTCGGGAGTCAGGGCGCAAATCGTGCCTTGTGCAAAGAAACGGATGTTTTCGCGGGCGTATCCGAAAAAGTTGTGTTCGGTAAAGAAGTTGACCGTTGCTTCATGATTCAGCGGGCTGGTCATGATGCACCAGGGAATCGGGTGACCGACCTGTGCGGCCAGGTTCTGCAAGCGTTCAGCCTGCAGCTGGAACAAGCTCTTGTGGCTCGGGAGTCCGATATCGAACATGCCCTTCGGACCATCGAAACCGAGGCGGGAACCTTGACCGCCAGCGACCAGAAATGCGGCGACCTGGCCCTTTCCCAACAAGATTTCGCCGGTCTCTTTCCAGAAGTCGTAGCGCAGGTCGTCGATTGCGGTCTTGAACGGCATCGGCTTCAAGTCGCCCGAAATGTTGTCGTCCAGCGAGGCGTTGGACTTTTCGGTGTAAAGAGCCTTGAGTTCTTCCCAGTCCTGGCTTTCGATGTCGCGTTCCAAGGCCTTGCGGGCATCGCCGCTCAAAGATTCAAGCTTGGCAATCAGCTCCTGCTGACCTGCCGCATTCAAAGTTTCGATAATGTCCATATTTTTTACCTAATGCCGAAGAAGATCACCATGCTCACGATGAGGGCGAAGATGCTGATGAGGTGCATGCGCCACACAATCTTCGAATTCATCAGGGGCTTGCTCGGGAAACGGCCTTCCCACTTCTTTTGGTAGTGGTGGTGGAGCGGAGCGCAAAGGAAAATACGCTTGCCTTCGCCGGTGGTTTTCTTGGTGAACTTGAACCAGCTAATCTGGAGCAACACGGAGCAAGCTTCGGCGATGATGATGATGCACACGATGGGGAGGAAGAGTCCTGCCTGCACCAAAATGAACATAATGCCAATTGCTGCGCCAAAGCCCACGGAACCGGCGTCGCCCATGTAGATTTCGGCCGGAGGGCTGTTGAACCACAAGTAGGCGAGTAGTGCACCTGCAATCGACATGGCGAGCGGGAACAATTCGTCGCAGCCCGGCAGGTAAGGTACGCTCAGGTACTGGCTAAAGATAAAGTTGCCGCTCACGTAGGCTACAAGACCTACGAAGATCATGCTTGAAAGAATCGGCACAGAAACGAGGCTGTCGAGACCGTCAGTAAAGTTGGTGCCGTTGGCAGATGCGGCAATCACAAAAGTCATGAAGCCCACGAAGATCCAATTGGGCAGGTGAATCTGGAAAACGCTAATGGGGCAGAAGGGTATGGTCAGGTCGCCCTTGAGTTCGGGAATGAACTTATAGCAGAAAATCGCAACGACTAGGCTAAACAAGAAATAGAGGAACAGGCGAAGGCTGCTGGAAATGCCGTCGGCCTTGTCCATGTAGTCGGCGGCTTTGAGTTTGCCGAGCTTGATCAGGCGCTTGGCCTTGACCTTGGCGATGTCATCGATGGCGCCCACCGCAGAAAAAGCCGCAAGCACAATCAGGGTTGAAATGGTGTAGCCGTTCATCTTGCATACCAAGAGCGACACGATTTCAACCACAATGACAAGGAGAAGGCCGCCCATAATCGGGGGCGACTTGGATTTTCCGTCTTTATCGAAGTCGCTGGTGGCGTCAAGGCTCTGGAGTTTGCGGATATAGATCGGCATAAGGCACATGACTAAGATGATGGAAAGCATGGCGGCGGTTCCTGCACGGAACAGACGGCCGTCGAAAAGATCAATGTTGGTTAAATGATAAAGCCACTGACAAAGCATATAAAAATCGTAATTCGGAATTCAGAATTCGGAATTGTTGGTTGGTTGTTAAACTTTTTCTCTTAAAAAATAATTTTTTGTTTGTTTTTTGGCTTTAACGGGGTCCACGAATGTACCCGCATTTTCTAAATTAGGGAACATGAATGAACTCCATATCGACTGTCCGCATTGTGGTACATCTTTTGACGCCCAGATCCAAGGGGATGGCGCCAACATGATGGTATTTTGCTGCGCCCGCTGCAAGACGCCTTTGATGTATTTCCATGGCGAGGTCGCCGAACTGGATCGTGACGAATTTGCAGGGCTGCGCAAGAAGCTCAGTCGAGCCATTGATGCCGTCGTCAGCAATGGTGGTGCAATGGGTGCAGTGGCTGAAGCACTCAAGAAGATGGTGGATGCTTCCGAGGCCCTGGCCGAAGAACGTACCGAAAAGGGCGAAAGCCTGCCCTGCCCCCGCGAAGGTTCTGCTCCGTCGGAATTTGAAAATGTGGCTGAAAAAATCGCCGGTGCCATGGCTTCTAATGATGCCGAAAAAGTTCAGCCGACGGTCATTTCGGACGATATGCTTTCAGACTTGCAGAAAGACCTCGACGAACTCGATGTCGACAGCTTCTTGGATAAGCTATAGAATTAAACTTTCTACAGCCAACTTCCTACTGTCTACTTCCTACCGTCTACTTCCTACTTCCTACCGTCTACTAATCATGCTTGAATTTTTCATCGCAGCGCTTGTCGTGGGGATTGCCCCCGGGCCAGATAATTTATTTGTGCTTGCCCAAAGTGCAGCCCACGGCGCCCGCGCCGGTTTTTGCGTGATTTTGGGGCTTTGCACGGGAATCATGGTGCAGACGGGGCTGCTGGTCGCGGGGGTTTCGGCGCTGGTTGCCGCAAGCCCGACGGCGTTCTTTGTGATGCAATGTCTTGGTGCGGCATACCTGCTGTATTTGGCGTACCGGAGTTTTCAAGTTCGCGCCGGAAACGTGGCTATAGATGATGAAAATCATAAGCCCAGCGATGTCGGCCATCCTTCTGCCCGCAAGCTTTACCTTCGCGGCATCATCATGAACCTTTCGAATCCGAAGGTGGTTCTGTTCATGCTTTCGTTTATACCGCCGGCCGTGCGCCTGGACCGCCCGATTCACCCGAGCTTGCAGACCGCTATCTTTGGCGCAGAATTCATTGTGGCGACCATGATCGTGTTCGGTTCGGTCGCCCTGTTGGCTGGCGCCGTCAAGAAGTTCCTGCTGAATAGCCCGAAAGCGAACCGCAACCTCAACTGGTTCAGCGGCTGCGTGTTCGTGCTCTTGGCTGTGGCGCTGTTCTTGGTTTAAAGCTGTTTTTCAATAAGCTTCAGGATTTTTTCAATCGCTACTTCGGGGGCGTCGTTTGTATCGCCGCCGGCGGCTCGGGTGTGGCCGCCACCGCCGAATTCGCGGGCGATCACGTTCACGTCTACAATGTAGTTGCTGCGCAGGCTAATCTTGTATTTGCCGTTGACGGGGTACAGGAATAAGGCCACTTCGGTGCCGCCGACCTCGCGAATGGTGTCGATGACGTTCGACAGCTCGACCGGCGTCACGTCAAAGCGGGCCATGTCCTCGGGGGTAATGTGGGCGTAGACCACTTTACCGTCGAGTCCGAGCTTGCAGTGCTCCATCACGAATCCGGTCACGAGCGTCTGCTTGTAGGTGCGGGTGTAGTAGGTTTCGTTCACGATTTTCGCGAAATCGATTCCCTTTTCGATCAAGTCGCCCACGACTTGCATGGTGCGCTTGCCGGTGCAGCTGAACTTGAAGGCGCCTGTATCGTGTACAATGCCCAGGTACATGCTGTTGGCCGCTTCTTTCGAAACCTTGCTCTTGTCGAGATTCACGTACAGAACTTCGCTTGCGGAACTTGCTTCCGGTTCCACCAGGTTCAAGGTGCAAAGGTTCAGCGGGTTAGAAATGTGGTGGTCGATATTGATGGTCTTCTTGGCTGCCTTGATACATTCGGCGCCGTTTGCGCCCACGCGTTCAAAACTCGGCGTATCCATCAGGAAAACCAAGTCGTAGGGGATGCCGTTGTTGCTTTCTGCAGTCCAGGCGGAGCGGGCGTCGGATGCCCCGCGCAGAATCTTGTAGCTGTCAGGGAAGTTCTCAAGGTACAAGTCCACATGAATGCCCGGATAGTTGTCCTTGATGTAGTTGTAAATGCCTGTGGTAGAACCTACGCAGTCGCCGTCCGGGCGCACGTGCCCGAAAATGGCCACCGTCTTCGCTTCGCTTAAAAATTCATCAATTCTCATAGTTGGGAATATAGCAAACATTTCTATATTTCGAACTATGAAACTCCTTTTCACCGACCTTGACGGTACGCTCCTGACCGACGACAAGCAGATTCTCGATGTAGACATGAAAGCCATCGAGGGTATGCTTGAACGCGGGCACAAGCTGGTGCTCTGCACCGGGCGTCCGCTCACGAGCGCAAAGCAACTGGCGCAAAAGTACGGCTTCGACAAGTCGGGCTTTTTCCTGGTGAGTTTCAACGGCGGCCTCATTTACGACTACGCCACCGAACAGTCCATTCTGACGCGTTATATTCCGGTAGAATCGGTCAAGTTCATTATGGATGCCGCCCATCGTGCCGGCATGCATGCGCATACTTACTCGGGCGACCTGGTAGTTTCGGAATATGAGACGGAACAACTCAAGACGTATTGCCGCTTGATGAAGATGGACTATGTGGTCGTTAAGGATATCCGCGACTACTACGGCGAATTCATCAACGTGGTCGTCAAGCCGCCTATCAAGGTGAATATCATTACGCCGTTCGATCACGATAGCCTGCTCGATTTCCGCGCCGAAATGCGCAAGACTACTGCGGGCAAGCTCTTTGATGTATTCAGCAAGCCCGAAATGCTCGAATTTTCGCACATGCAGAGTAACAAGGGTGATGCGGTGCGGTTTATGGCCGATTTTTACAAGGTCCCGCTTGCAGACACCATTGCCGTGGGCGACGAAGAAAACGATTGCCCCATGATCGAGGCTGCCGGGGTAGGAGTGGCAATGCTGAATGCCTCTCCGGTTGCCAAAAAAGCGGCCGATTACGTGACTACGGTCGACAATAACCACGGCGGAATTGCCGAAGTTATTGAAAAATTCGTGATTTAGTTGTTTTTACCTCAAATATTCCAATTTGGAATATACAAGGTAACTTTTTTTGAACAAAATGGTAATCTTTGTTGTATCTTCTATATAGATATATAATATAGGGATACTGCAGGGGCATGAAACAATTCCAGTTTGATTACCATAGCATCACTACGTTGAAACGCGACCTTGACAAGATTAGCCTTTGGTGCAAGTCAAGAGTGTTTTCTCATGTGGTATTCCAGATTTATTCCAATTCCATGGATAAGGGGCAAATTGACCTAGTCTGCGACGTTATTTCGCAGAATTTCCCGGATTCCATTTACATGGGCTGCTCGACAGGTGGCAATATCATCGATGGGCGAATTTCCAATGCCGAAATTTCTGTTGTCTGTACGATTTTTGAATACCCTACGACTCAGCTAAAATTGCTGCAGTATACGATGGATGCGGACAATGCCGTTGATGTGGTTGGCAGTATTAAAGAAGAAATCAAGGCGAATCCGTGGGTGAAGGCGGTTGAACTGCAGCTGACGACTCTTGGTGTTTCTATGACACCGTTTTGCGATGCGTTCAAGGATGTGGATCCCTCGATTGCGATTTTTGGCGGTGGTGCCATTAATCCGAACTTGACAAGTACGGAAACATGCATTTTTTCGAATGTGGGCGGATATTCAGGAAAGGGTGTCCTAGTGCTTTTGATGGGGGGTGAAGACTTCTTTGTCCATACCACCCATGTGATTGGCTGGAAACCCCTTGGCCGTGAATTTGTAGTGACAAAAGCAAGGGGACCGGTGCTGTATGAACTGAATGGCGAGCCTGCTTATGAAGTCTATCACCGCTATTTGAATATCCAGAATGACGAACACTTCATTTACAACACGCTGGAATTCCCGTTGTTCTACAAACGCAATGGAATCGATATCATGCGTGCTCCGGTAGCCTGTAACGAAGATGGTTCCGTAGTCATGTCGTCGGATATCGAAGAAGGCGTGAAGGTGCGCCTTGCTTATGGCGACCCGTGGACCATTCTTGAAAGTGTCCGAAAAGACGGCCGTAATATAGGGGTGTTTAGCCCTG
Above is a window of Fibrobacter sp. UWT2 DNA encoding:
- a CDS encoding lauroyl acyltransferase, whose protein sequence is MFPVYKALHTERAYGRTVRHLANAKAYIKTSISARDMFKGIFWNALDSYRGLARFKSVESRIVYENEEIIREAVKQSPVAAISIHQGAFELLHRSLCRYSEHVHLITDSVGNEAFREVLKELRSDPHLTEYHPEETGKLIRDLFKTKGILAMVFDQGKNTKGNSVELFGLKSTLYLRLPQKVNQMGASIVTFRTWTNTKRQIVIRFESVYPPKSDPEKLVADIAKETETWISEHPGQWSWNYHGNFKV
- a CDS encoding UTP--glucose-1-phosphate uridylyltransferase codes for the protein MDIIETLNAAGQQELIAKLESLSGDARKALERDIESQDWEELKALYTEKSNASLDDNISGDLKPMPFKTAIDDLRYDFWKETGEILLGKGQVAAFLVAGGQGSRLGFDGPKGMFDIGLPSHKSLFQLQAERLQNLAAQVGHPIPWCIMTSPLNHEATVNFFTEHNFFGYARENIRFFAQGTICALTPEGKAVVDNDRLALVPDGNGGCFRALAQSGTLAWLIEKGVRYVFLYSVDNALCRICDPAFIGALASEGRSMSASKVVHKAGPNEKVGIFALQNGKPGVVEYSDLPEQYRDMTNPDGSLVFDGGNLAIHLFKIEGLRKLQTSKLPWHTARKTVCGIEKCWKFEQFLFDAFPQLGTMMPFGVVREEEFSPVKNAEGNDSPKTARTMIGRLHREWLRKAHVEVNPNKLYEVSPTLSYAGEGLSRRVFERELGRNILEFDEE
- a CDS encoding diguanylate cyclase — protein: MKQFQFDYHSITTLKRDLDKISLWCKSRVFSHVVFQIYSNSMDKGQIDLVCDVISQNFPDSIYMGCSTGGNIIDGRISNAEISVVCTIFEYPTTQLKLLQYTMDADNAVDVVGSIKEEIKANPWVKAVELQLTTLGVSMTPFCDAFKDVDPSIAIFGGGAINPNLTSTETCIFSNVGGYSGKGVLVLLMGGEDFFVHTTHVIGWKPLGREFVVTKARGPVLYELNGEPAYEVYHRYLNIQNDEHFIYNTLEFPLFYKRNGIDIMRAPVACNEDGSVVMSSDIEEGVKVRLAYGDPWTILESVRKDGRNIGVFSPEIIKAFSCVVRRIFWGKEEISSETLPLQSIASTSGFYSSSEFMRTGCCVNQHNATLVIAGMREGKGGERYDFEMPEEAFSGKVSMINRLATFIDVTAQEQAETYAKLQLTSITDSLAEVFNRGEIQRRITQCVTSGRPGCLVMFDIDNFKQINDTWGHKEGDNVIQEFSRLLRRVADEIGVSGVDAAGFNMTDFEDMCAKEYELHGGDSLQPVPVILNVKSPIGRWGGEEFMVLLQDSSLKTAIDFADRVRVAFNDITFKKAGRRSVSAGVTELRKGESADTAFVRVDKALYKAKNNGKNCIVVSEGENDG
- a CDS encoding Cof-type HAD-IIB family hydrolase; this encodes MKLLFTDLDGTLLTDDKQILDVDMKAIEGMLERGHKLVLCTGRPLTSAKQLAQKYGFDKSGFFLVSFNGGLIYDYATEQSILTRYIPVESVKFIMDAAHRAGMHAHTYSGDLVVSEYETEQLKTYCRLMKMDYVVVKDIRDYYGEFINVVVKPPIKVNIITPFDHDSLLDFRAEMRKTTAGKLFDVFSKPEMLEFSHMQSNKGDAVRFMADFYKVPLADTIAVGDEENDCPMIEAAGVGVAMLNASPVAKKAADYVTTVDNNHGGIAEVIEKFVI
- the mraY gene encoding phospho-N-acetylmuramoyl-pentapeptide-transferase; the protein is MLCQWLYHLTNIDLFDGRLFRAGTAAMLSIILVMCLMPIYIRKLQSLDATSDFDKDGKSKSPPIMGGLLLVIVVEIVSLLVCKMNGYTISTLIVLAAFSAVGAIDDIAKVKAKRLIKLGKLKAADYMDKADGISSSLRLFLYFLFSLVVAIFCYKFIPELKGDLTIPFCPISVFQIHLPNWIFVGFMTFVIAASANGTNFTDGLDSLVSVPILSSMIFVGLVAYVSGNFIFSQYLSVPYLPGCDELFPLAMSIAGALLAYLWFNSPPAEIYMGDAGSVGFGAAIGIMFILVQAGLFLPIVCIIIIAEACSVLLQISWFKFTKKTTGEGKRIFLCAPLHHHYQKKWEGRFPSKPLMNSKIVWRMHLISIFALIVSMVIFFGIR
- a CDS encoding bifunctional oligoribonuclease/PAP phosphatase NrnA gives rise to the protein MRIDEFLSEAKTVAIFGHVRPDGDCVGSTTGIYNYIKDNYPGIHVDLYLENFPDSYKILRGASDARSAWTAESNNGIPYDLVFLMDTPSFERVGANGAECIKAAKKTINIDHHISNPLNLCTLNLVEPEASSASEVLYVNLDKSKVSKEAANSMYLGIVHDTGAFKFSCTGKRTMQVVGDLIEKGIDFAKIVNETYYTRTYKQTLVTGFVMEHCKLGLDGKVVYAHITPEDMARFDVTPVELSNVIDTIREVGGTEVALFLYPVNGKYKISLRSNYIVDVNVIAREFGGGGHTRAAGGDTNDAPEVAIEKILKLIEKQL
- a CDS encoding LysE family translocator: MLEFFIAALVVGIAPGPDNLFVLAQSAAHGARAGFCVILGLCTGIMVQTGLLVAGVSALVAASPTAFFVMQCLGAAYLLYLAYRSFQVRAGNVAIDDENHKPSDVGHPSARKLYLRGIIMNLSNPKVVLFMLSFIPPAVRLDRPIHPSLQTAIFGAEFIVATMIVFGSVALLAGAVKKFLLNSPKANRNLNWFSGCVFVLLAVALFLV